TTCCAAAAAGTACCAACAAACGGACGTTTGAGTGTAATGTCTGCTCCAGGGATATTGAAATGACCTGCGACATGCCAGAGGTAACGGAAGGGAAGTACCTGAGAATAGACAAGCTCATACAAAGACGTATGGTTCAGAAAAACCATTAGCCGAATATTTTTCCACGGATCATCAGGAATTGGATCGAGCCATTTATAATGACCTCGATAAAGAATCTGAGAAATGATTTTAACAAATAACAGAATCAGAAATGCAAGAATCTGTCTCACTGCTTCACCTGACTTTTTATAGTTTAAAAGTTACCAACAAGATTTGGCGAAACAAATGAGATCGTTTATCGTTCAGCGGTTGATCCATTATTTTAGAGCTAACGCGCGTAGTTGTTCCTGGAAACCCTCGTTGATATTAACTACTTTCCTTTTTGTTTTTAAGAATTGCATGGACTCATCCACAGATTTGCCGTCAGTCTTTGTAAGGTAAGCAGTCACGATTGCAGCACTCCTAGAGACACCTGAAAGACAGTGGACAAGAACTTTTCCGGTTTTCCTACCTTCTTGTATGAATTCGAGACATTCTGGAAGTATTCCTGATAATGCCTCTGATTTATTATCCATGATACGGAAAGACTTGTGATTAAATTCTCCTTTATGAGGGTCATCGAGAAAGGATCCCAACGATAATATATGTGTAATCCCGATTCGTCTCAGCTCATTCTTATTTAAAGAAGCCTGTAAACCACTGATAAACAATCCATCGACTACTTCATCAGGTACTGCGGTCTCCACAATCGCTGGACTTTCTAATGAATTACTTCTTGCGAGGATACCGATGATTTGATGGATAATGTCGATTTGATTGATTTTTCCTTTTTTGTAACCCTCTGATCCTCGCAGTTGAGCTAGGAAATCGAAAACTTGTTTGCCTATTTCTACCCAAATTTTTGTAGAAGTAGGTATCGGCCCACCTAATCCTCCTCTTCTACGGAGGATATCAAAACTAAGCTCTAATGCTTGACCCAAATCATCCAAACGTGTAGCATAAGGAACACTTCTTGCTAATCCTGTGATCATCAAATTGTCTTCTCCGAAGAGTTTCGTTCGATAATCCGTCTTATAAAACACAACAGGTTTCCCGGCAGTAAAGGCAAGAGTTGCTTCTACAATTCCGCCTTCATCAGGTACTCTTCCATTTAAGTTCAATACAACGCCATCACATCTCTCTAAAACATTATAAACATCAATTGCAAAAATGGCTGATTTAAGATAGTAAGTAGCCCATCCCTGTTCCTCTTCCGGTACAATATCTCTTGCTTTGGGGATTTCTTTGAATAGTTCAGCAATTTCTAATCCGTCTCTTGGAGGAAGAAATGTTTTATAACCAATAGATTCCAAATGATTCGAGATTGCAGTCAATTCCGCGATTTCAGATGGATTGAACATTGGGCCTGCGATATAAATTCTTTCCGTTTTGCTCATATCTTATTTACTCCTTGTAATGGGCTAATTTTTGCGTACAGAGATTAGGCGACTTGATTAAAGCTATATCTATGAAAACCTCGTTCAAAATGGCAAGAAGAATCTTGTTTAAGCCTTTAATTTTTACCAGCAAACAAACGCAAGGTATCATAAACTAACAGAAAGAGATTGTCGTCTGCCAAAATGAAGGTTGGATTCGGTGTCATTATTTGTAATTGTCTTTTTTTGTAGTGTTTTTAATTGTGATACACTTTAGGTTTTTTTAATTTTCCATTTTAATCTGGGAAAGGGTTGATTGCGGATTTTCTATTTCTTTTTTAGAAAGTTTATTTCCAGATTCATCTGGTTAAAAATACATTAGCAACTTTGATATAATTTTTCTCCCACTGAATGCCATCATTCCATCTAATTTGATCAGTGGTATTTCCTGCTATACGAATCAACTCTCCTTAATTTGTGTTTTCTGAGGCTAAAAAGAAAGAAGTAATTTCCTAATTTCTTCGTTTTGGTTTTAGAAGGTTGTGATTTTTAGAGTTCAAGTAAAAAGGTATCTAGAACTTTATCATTTAGGAAATTAAACTTTCCTGTTTCATCTTTTATGACTTGAAATGAAAATTTATAGTCATCTTTTTTTAGAACCATCTTGGTCTCTTTATTTTCTAACATCCATTCATTATCTT
Above is a window of Leptospira perdikensis DNA encoding:
- a CDS encoding dual specificity protein phosphatase family protein, coding for MSKTERIYIAGPMFNPSEIAELTAISNHLESIGYKTFLPPRDGLEIAELFKEIPKARDIVPEEEQGWATYYLKSAIFAIDVYNVLERCDGVVLNLNGRVPDEGGIVEATLAFTAGKPVVFYKTDYRTKLFGEDNLMITGLARSVPYATRLDDLGQALELSFDILRRRGGLGGPIPTSTKIWVEIGKQVFDFLAQLRGSEGYKKGKINQIDIIHQIIGILARSNSLESPAIVETAVPDEVVDGLFISGLQASLNKNELRRIGITHILSLGSFLDDPHKGEFNHKSFRIMDNKSEALSGILPECLEFIQEGRKTGKVLVHCLSGVSRSAAIVTAYLTKTDGKSVDESMQFLKTKRKVVNINEGFQEQLRALALK